In the Flavobacteriales bacterium genome, ATATCACGAAACCTAGCCCAACTACAAATACGGGCATGTGTGGCCCCATCACCCATAGAGCCAGGAACATCAGGAGTACCCGATAACCAAAAATTGCCCGTGGCCAGAACTTCGTATTTATCCTTAAGATAATGGATAGCGGAATACTCACCATCGGTGAGACTGTCTTTACGGCCCACACCAATTTCACCATACATTGGCATGGCAGCTTGCATATCATCAAGTTGGTAACGAAAGCCCTCTTGAGTACCCACAATGTCTGGAGTGTAGTTATTGAAGATGGCGTAGACGTTTTCT is a window encoding:
- a CDS encoding endonuclease, which encodes MSYFFRLLMLSLLLGTASVHAYDLKIMSFNIKNGNNVDDGLQGWESRKENVYAIFNNYTPDIVGTQEGFRYQLDDMQAAMPMYGEIGVGRKDSLTDGEYSAIHYLKDKYEVLATGNFWLSGTPDVPGSMGDGATHARICSWARFRD